The following proteins are co-located in the Billgrantia tianxiuensis genome:
- a CDS encoding substrate-binding periplasmic protein yields the protein MVIKTDYEGEIHSLDDLAGETIGAQVGTTYVEQLNAMGIFPEIRNYDTLADMMRDVSLGRIVAGVGDAPIMGYQLSQGRFPDLQLAEGYEQQMVGHIGLAVAQDNTELLEQLNASLAKLKEDGTVEAIFEEWGL from the coding sequence GTGGTCATCAAGACCGACTACGAGGGCGAAATCCACTCGCTGGACGACCTAGCGGGAGAGACGATCGGCGCCCAGGTGGGAACCACCTACGTCGAACAGCTCAATGCCATGGGCATCTTCCCCGAGATACGCAACTACGACACCCTGGCGGACATGATGCGAGACGTCTCCCTCGGCAGGATCGTGGCCGGCGTGGGCGACGCTCCCATCATGGGCTACCAGCTGAGCCAGGGGCGCTTCCCCGATCTACAGCTGGCCGAAGGCTATGAGCAGCAGATGGTCGGCCACATCGGCCTGGCCGTGGCGCAGGACAACACGGAACTGCTCGAGCAGCTCAATGCCTCGCTGGCGAAGCTGAAAGAGGATGGGACGGTGGAGGCCATATTTGAGGAGTGGGGACTCTGA
- a CDS encoding transporter substrate-binding domain-containing protein, with protein sequence MTLTPLEPKRSASTTKASSLRRYLLPGLFGTALLLTGATLQAQETLRAGGTPSGIPFTFLDVQTNEITGAMVDLVQALGEDMGYDVTVQESQFNALIPSLTSGKIDIISAAMLKTPERAQVVAFSDDVYPYGEGWSSRPTTRAKSTRWTT encoded by the coding sequence ATGACCCTTACTCCCCTCGAGCCCAAACGCTCCGCTAGCACAACCAAAGCCTCCAGCCTGCGTCGCTACCTGCTGCCCGGCTTGTTCGGAACGGCACTGCTGCTGACCGGCGCCACCCTTCAGGCGCAGGAGACACTGCGCGCAGGCGGCACCCCCAGCGGCATTCCCTTCACCTTCCTCGACGTACAGACCAACGAGATCACCGGCGCCATGGTGGACCTCGTGCAAGCGTTGGGCGAAGACATGGGCTATGACGTCACCGTGCAGGAGTCCCAGTTCAACGCCCTGATTCCCTCGCTCACCTCCGGCAAGATCGACATCATCTCCGCCGCCATGCTCAAGACACCGGAGCGGGCGCAAGTGGTCGCCTTCAGCGACGATGTCTATCCCTATGGCGAGGGGTGGTCATCAAGACCGACTACGAGGGCGAAATCCACTCGCTGGACGACCTAG